A region from the Pseudomonas sp. P8_229 genome encodes:
- a CDS encoding type II secretion system F family protein — MIGPAILILLCLILLGLSIWLFLHGIHKTSNERVLNRLAAGQPQLAAQTPTWVGLERMFLRAGLGRPTERFGLWLTLWGAAIALGYLLASWIGLLTMLLAPPLILRLYISWLYHRRIKRMIEQLPQLLDHTVRSLKSGRTLSDAVMGSIEASDDPLKKAMGRVQRNVQLGVNLPDAVSDFAELYEQDELRMFALGLKVNHRYGGNASELLENLIKLIRERDQGARQLRALTGETRMTAWVLGSLPVILVSYFMLTNPGYMLGMWHDSGGQTMLIIAVVLQVTGCLALWRMLRSV; from the coding sequence ATGATCGGACCGGCCATTCTCATCCTGCTTTGCCTGATCCTGCTCGGGCTGTCGATCTGGCTTTTCCTGCACGGTATCCACAAGACCAGCAACGAGCGCGTGCTCAACCGCCTCGCGGCAGGACAGCCACAACTGGCCGCGCAGACGCCGACCTGGGTCGGGCTTGAACGGATGTTTTTGCGTGCCGGGCTGGGCCGTCCCACCGAACGCTTCGGCCTGTGGCTGACGCTGTGGGGCGCGGCGATTGCTCTTGGGTATCTGCTGGCAAGCTGGATCGGTTTGCTGACGATGCTGCTGGCGCCGCCGCTGATCTTGCGTCTGTACATTTCCTGGCTGTACCACCGCCGGATCAAACGCATGATCGAGCAGTTGCCGCAGTTGCTCGACCACACCGTGCGCAGCCTCAAGTCCGGACGCACCTTGAGTGATGCGGTCATGGGCAGCATCGAGGCGAGTGACGATCCGCTGAAAAAGGCCATGGGGCGGGTGCAGCGCAACGTGCAACTGGGCGTCAACCTGCCGGATGCGGTCAGCGATTTCGCCGAACTTTATGAACAGGACGAACTGCGCATGTTCGCCCTTGGGCTGAAGGTCAACCATCGCTACGGCGGCAATGCCAGCGAGTTGCTGGAGAACCTGATCAAGCTGATCCGCGAGCGTGATCAGGGCGCCCGGCAATTGCGCGCGCTCACTGGCGAGACGCGCATGACGGCGTGGGTGCTGGGTTCGCTGCCGGTGATCCTGGTGAGTTACTTCATGCTGACCAACCCCGGCTACATGCTCGGCATGTGGCACGACTCCGGTGGCCAGACCATGTTGATCATCGCCGTGGTGTTGCAAGTGACCGGCTGCCTGGCGCTGTGGCGCATGTTGCGGAGTGTTTGA
- a CDS encoding type II secretion system F family protein codes for MVYLAALMLLLGALLLVVNHLLTERRRVRQINQRLQGHLVRENRFGHWLRALGSSRFGQRSVSIDSETQTLLSRLGWRRASERSLYAACQIGTPLLALGLAIFLQEVFFPHAANGWLVPMFATGGGYLLPKRLLAYAAGRRQKTIAVEISTFIPLLRILFESGMAVEQALRVLSMEGQKLLPELTRELRLILARVDSGLELGQELHKAAVMLAVDEFTDTCVILQQLIQQGGGAMKSLLALKQLLDDRRLTRLQEYISKMSAKMSVVMMLFLFPALLIVLAGPGFTAITRAFAN; via the coding sequence ATGGTCTATCTCGCCGCCCTGATGTTGCTGCTCGGCGCGCTGTTACTGGTGGTCAACCACCTGCTGACGGAGCGGCGTCGGGTGCGTCAGATTAACCAGCGGTTGCAGGGCCATCTGGTGCGCGAGAACCGTTTCGGCCATTGGCTGCGCGCCTTGGGCAGCAGCCGTTTTGGCCAGCGTTCGGTGAGCATCGACAGCGAAACCCAGACCTTGCTCAGCCGCCTCGGCTGGCGCCGCGCCAGTGAGCGCTCGCTGTACGCCGCCTGCCAGATCGGCACGCCGTTGCTGGCGCTGGGGCTGGCGATCTTTCTGCAGGAAGTGTTTTTCCCCCACGCGGCCAACGGCTGGCTGGTGCCCATGTTCGCCACGGGTGGCGGCTACCTGCTGCCAAAGCGGCTGTTGGCGTACGCCGCCGGGCGTCGGCAGAAAACCATCGCCGTGGAAATTTCCACGTTCATTCCGTTGCTGCGCATCCTGTTCGAGTCCGGTATGGCGGTCGAACAAGCCTTGCGCGTGCTCAGCATGGAAGGGCAAAAACTGCTGCCGGAACTGACCCGTGAACTGCGCTTGATTCTGGCACGGGTCGACTCGGGACTTGAGTTGGGACAGGAACTGCACAAGGCCGCGGTGATGCTCGCGGTCGATGAATTCACCGACACCTGCGTGATCCTGCAACAGTTGATCCAGCAGGGCGGCGGGGCGATGAAATCGCTGCTGGCGCTCAAGCAATTGCTCGATGATCGGCGCCTGACCCGACTGCAGGAATACATCTCGAAGATGTCCGCGAAGATGTCGGTGGTGATGATGCTGTTTCTGTTTCCTGCCTTGCTGATCGTATTGGCCGGCCCGGGGTTCACCGCGATTACCCGGGCGTTTGCAAACTGA
- a CDS encoding tetratricopeptide repeat protein — protein sequence MKALIVVASLLMLGGCATDGQAPWSAMLAPTSCSKLDSEQELALNLADDLANDGKLHASLANLQSLPDNLVEVRLRKAKVYRLLGRNEAEPLYRGLLGSCLTADAEHGLGQLYAARGDNGQAQAHLQRAVRLAPTNDKIRNDLGVVYLNQLRLEDARFEFLTAIELKQNDQLAPLNLVTLLLYQNNWQQAAEIVSRAHLTPEQFSEAQSRAEKLKVPAKAPAAAANQVAVVVDPQPSTLK from the coding sequence ATGAAAGCACTGATTGTCGTGGCAAGTCTGTTGATGCTCGGTGGCTGTGCCACCGACGGCCAGGCACCGTGGTCGGCGATGCTGGCACCGACCAGTTGCAGCAAGCTCGATTCCGAGCAGGAACTGGCCCTGAACCTGGCGGACGATCTGGCCAACGACGGCAAGCTGCACGCCAGTCTGGCCAACCTGCAGAGCCTGCCCGACAACCTGGTCGAGGTGCGCCTGCGCAAGGCCAAGGTCTATCGGTTACTGGGGCGCAACGAGGCCGAACCGCTGTACCGCGGCCTGCTCGGCAGCTGCCTGACGGCGGATGCCGAACATGGCCTGGGCCAGCTCTATGCGGCGCGTGGCGACAACGGCCAGGCCCAGGCGCACCTGCAGCGCGCGGTGCGCCTGGCGCCGACCAATGACAAGATCCGCAACGACCTGGGCGTGGTCTACCTCAACCAGTTACGCCTTGAAGACGCCCGGTTCGAGTTCCTCACTGCCATTGAACTCAAGCAGAACGATCAACTGGCGCCGCTGAATCTGGTGACCTTGCTGCTGTACCAGAACAACTGGCAGCAAGCCGCCGAAATCGTCAGCCGTGCGCACCTGACGCCGGAGCAGTTTTCCGAAGCCCAGAGCCGTGCGGAGAAACTCAAGGTACCGGCCAAGGCTCCGGCAGCGGCCGCCAATCAGGTGGCGGTGGTGGTTGACCCACAACCGTCGACGCTCAAGTGA
- a CDS encoding DUF3613 domain-containing protein — MNTLYRVCCLTLLSLPLAAQAIDAGPASAQQQETEGWLVLQSRNQAASPKPQTATAAERELAMQRWLKKYKYEIPDFYDPDAGGKIETKN; from the coding sequence ATGAACACCTTGTACCGTGTGTGCTGCCTGACCCTGCTCAGCCTGCCGCTCGCGGCTCAGGCGATCGACGCCGGTCCGGCTTCGGCGCAGCAACAGGAAACCGAAGGCTGGCTGGTGTTGCAAAGCCGCAACCAGGCCGCTTCGCCCAAACCACAAACCGCCACGGCAGCCGAACGGGAACTGGCGATGCAGCGCTGGTTGAAAAAGTACAAATACGAGATCCCGGATTTCTACGACCCGGATGCGGGCGGCAAGATCGAGACCAAAAACTAG
- a CDS encoding autotransporter outer membrane beta-barrel domain-containing protein — translation MNTARLRRSVLALSIAASTLHTSLAVAAGASLNHDLSSGPLTSNLQSLGLVTLSGNGNIAPASASTLTYGAQLTGVTADQLRNSGNIQIDGASFGAGISMSTAGLVPTRITGSVINEGSISIHGLTDSGNSSGISDIGSTLGGSLSNEGSIDVSGQTASGVLLVHTNMTGLTNRGSITASGADALGVLLDGTTMSLSVNNTGTIRATGSNAEALVFEGVKFTRPAGTNAIALFNNGTLSGEDIGVHVSGQATGALPFGIYQQNGLIEGGKAAIQVDDGESYFSFYGGTVRGDLLGLSGVKVDGDAIFDGSTIRSGYVTIEEGTLTLMKPHTTFIGDFDMEESNSVLEMYLGNDTNPALPVLKVTGTTDIAPGAQLRLLARSSDFRVAPGGTRYTLISSGELIGGNNLSVTSTSALLDVKSFGVVGNDITSVVTTKSSEVLAENTLAVGGGDNAATAVGHVPGLLSHLDEQDPVFQAFANASTDAELARLGETLSPDVSRGVLHAATNSQTLVTGVINDRSSRARSATGNPEKGVWLQTLSSDANQDERRGVAGYDADSHGIAVGADGQLNADMTLGLAYSYLDTDVKSDLGNKTNVTGHALTLYSNWVHDNWFVDSSLMYGWNDNESKRYIAGTRAKADYDSDVFGVSALAGYSLHLMPDVVLEPQVGARYANVGMDAYREKGSSASLNVGSQRYEVGEMGVGARLAAAFDVGNGSLEPEAKLMAWHDFIGDKVSTTSAFVLGGESSVSRGTTPVRDSYELDLGANYRMGAWSVGGSYNHVASSGFDADGFTAKVRYAF, via the coding sequence GTGAATACCGCTCGTTTGCGCCGCTCTGTCCTGGCGCTCTCCATTGCTGCCAGCACACTGCACACATCCCTCGCTGTCGCCGCCGGCGCAAGCCTGAACCACGATCTGAGTAGTGGTCCGCTGACCAGCAATCTGCAGAGCCTTGGGCTGGTCACTTTGAGCGGTAACGGGAATATCGCGCCGGCCTCAGCGTCGACCTTGACCTATGGCGCACAGCTCACGGGCGTGACGGCGGATCAACTGCGCAACAGCGGCAATATCCAGATTGACGGTGCCAGTTTTGGCGCCGGCATCAGCATGAGCACCGCCGGGCTGGTGCCCACCCGGATCACCGGCTCTGTGATTAACGAAGGCTCCATTTCGATTCACGGATTGACCGACTCTGGCAATTCCAGCGGTATTTCCGATATTGGCAGCACGCTGGGCGGTTCTTTATCGAATGAAGGCAGTATCGACGTCAGCGGTCAGACAGCCAGCGGCGTCTTGCTGGTGCACACCAACATGACCGGGTTGACCAATCGAGGCTCCATCACGGCAAGCGGTGCCGATGCCTTGGGCGTGTTGCTCGACGGCACCACGATGAGCCTGTCGGTCAACAACACGGGGACCATCCGCGCGACCGGCAGCAACGCCGAAGCGCTGGTGTTCGAGGGCGTCAAATTCACGCGTCCCGCGGGCACGAATGCCATTGCGCTGTTCAACAACGGCACTCTCTCCGGCGAGGATATTGGTGTTCACGTCAGCGGCCAGGCAACTGGCGCTCTGCCGTTCGGGATCTATCAGCAGAATGGTTTGATCGAGGGTGGCAAGGCGGCGATCCAGGTGGATGACGGTGAGAGTTATTTCAGCTTCTACGGCGGTACCGTCCGTGGTGATCTGTTGGGTCTGTCCGGGGTGAAAGTCGACGGTGACGCCATCTTCGACGGTTCGACCATCCGTTCCGGCTACGTCACCATCGAGGAGGGCACGCTGACCCTGATGAAGCCGCACACCACCTTCATTGGCGACTTCGACATGGAAGAGTCGAACTCGGTGCTGGAAATGTACCTGGGCAACGACACCAACCCGGCGTTGCCGGTGTTGAAAGTCACTGGCACCACGGACATCGCACCGGGCGCTCAACTGCGTCTGCTGGCACGTTCCAGCGATTTTAGGGTCGCCCCGGGCGGCACGCGTTATACCTTGATCAGCTCGGGCGAGTTGATCGGTGGCAACAACCTGAGCGTGACGTCGACCTCTGCGCTGCTGGATGTAAAGAGCTTCGGCGTTGTCGGCAATGACATCACGAGCGTGGTGACGACCAAGTCGAGCGAGGTGCTGGCCGAGAACACCCTGGCAGTCGGCGGCGGTGATAATGCGGCGACGGCGGTGGGGCATGTGCCGGGGCTGTTGTCGCACCTCGATGAGCAGGATCCGGTGTTTCAGGCATTCGCCAACGCCAGCACCGATGCCGAACTGGCACGGCTGGGCGAAACCCTCAGTCCGGATGTCAGCCGTGGCGTGCTTCACGCGGCCACCAATAGCCAGACGCTGGTAACGGGTGTGATCAACGATCGCTCCAGCCGCGCCCGCTCGGCCACCGGCAATCCGGAAAAAGGCGTGTGGTTGCAAACCCTGAGCAGCGACGCCAACCAGGACGAGCGCCGTGGCGTGGCCGGTTATGACGCCGACAGCCACGGGATCGCGGTGGGTGCCGATGGCCAGTTGAATGCCGACATGACGCTGGGTCTGGCCTACAGCTATCTCGATACCGATGTGAAATCCGATCTCGGCAACAAGACCAACGTCACCGGGCATGCGCTGACGCTGTACAGCAACTGGGTGCATGACAACTGGTTCGTGGACTCGTCGTTGATGTACGGTTGGAACGACAACGAATCCAAGCGTTACATCGCCGGCACCCGGGCCAAGGCTGATTACGACAGTGACGTGTTCGGTGTGAGCGCGCTGGCCGGTTACAGCTTGCACCTGATGCCGGATGTGGTGCTGGAGCCTCAGGTCGGCGCGCGCTATGCCAATGTGGGCATGGATGCGTATCGCGAGAAGGGCAGTTCGGCGTCGCTCAATGTCGGTAGCCAACGTTATGAAGTCGGTGAGATGGGCGTCGGTGCGCGTCTGGCGGCAGCATTCGATGTCGGTAACGGCAGCCTGGAACCCGAAGCGAAACTGATGGCCTGGCATGACTTCATTGGCGACAAGGTCAGCACTACTTCGGCGTTTGTGCTGGGCGGTGAGTCGTCCGTCAGCCGTGGCACCACGCCGGTGCGTGACAGCTATGAGCTGGATCTGGGCGCCAACTACCGAATGGGTGCCTGGAGTGTCGGGGGCTCCTATAACCATGTAGCGTCGAGCGGTTTCGATGCCGATGGTTTCACGGCGAAGGTGCGTTACGCGTTCTGA
- a CDS encoding ShlB/FhaC/HecB family hemolysin secretion/activation protein, whose product MRVMASLLFLSLSSAALADTLPSFLNSNETTRNLPVPNLPADAYRPATTPLQVPEPGAAATQPLLMETKINLKTVQIEGGTIYPLNELAEVYKPLIGHQTSLADLIEATRNITRRYQKDGYLLSYAFLPQQRFDGGVARVVLVEGYVRDVQVQGDVGRVKGLLDELAAKIQAERPLTRKTFERYTTLMTRIPGVTIQAQVPPPGTTDGATTLVAQASRKAFTSSLNSTEDNRNGTQALLGVSSNSQTAMGEQLTLSGLFPPGDDHEHYYRLDYNQFLNSEGTQLSLFASRYRSDPGTNVLTSDGFELKPHKEDDRYSIGVSHPFIAASNELLNGGARLYAVDDKNRYDVVGYPVSIEERTNVRALAFEGDWRKTDARQLRILSGGLYQGLDSMGAHSNNPALDQNFLRLRLSGVQSDKFFDNWQGVLSAALYWSDDTLPDSERAVFGGQNFGRGYPDDQASGDKGWGAAYEVNYSFNRDGNWVRILQPYVVLDRSKTWFNKLQVQSNDLSSAAVGLRFGDAKYYNIALEAAKPMSDEALDTFNRRARYSISFSYQL is encoded by the coding sequence ATGCGCGTAATGGCATCCCTGCTGTTCCTCAGTCTCAGTTCCGCCGCCCTCGCCGACACCCTGCCCAGCTTTCTCAACAGTAACGAAACCACCCGCAATCTGCCTGTGCCGAACCTGCCGGCGGATGCCTATCGCCCGGCCACCACGCCCCTGCAAGTCCCCGAACCTGGCGCGGCCGCGACACAACCGCTGCTGATGGAGACCAAGATCAATCTGAAGACCGTGCAGATCGAAGGCGGAACGATCTACCCGCTCAACGAACTGGCCGAAGTCTATAAACCCCTGATCGGCCACCAGACCAGCCTGGCCGATCTGATTGAAGCCACGCGCAACATCACCCGTCGCTATCAGAAAGACGGCTACCTGCTGTCCTATGCCTTCCTGCCGCAACAGCGTTTCGACGGTGGCGTGGCCCGGGTGGTGCTGGTCGAAGGTTATGTTCGCGATGTCCAGGTGCAGGGCGATGTCGGCCGGGTCAAGGGCCTGCTCGACGAACTGGCGGCAAAAATCCAGGCCGAACGGCCGCTGACCCGCAAGACGTTCGAACGCTACACCACCCTGATGACCCGCATCCCCGGCGTGACCATCCAGGCGCAAGTGCCGCCGCCCGGCACCACCGACGGCGCGACTACCCTGGTTGCCCAAGCCAGCCGCAAAGCGTTCACCAGCAGCCTGAACTCCACCGAAGATAACCGTAACGGCACTCAGGCACTGCTTGGGGTCAGCAGCAACTCGCAGACCGCCATGGGCGAGCAGTTGACCCTCAGCGGACTGTTTCCGCCGGGGGACGATCATGAGCATTACTACCGTCTGGACTACAACCAGTTCCTCAACAGCGAAGGCACGCAACTGAGTCTGTTCGCTTCACGCTACCGCTCCGACCCGGGCACCAATGTGCTCACCAGCGATGGCTTCGAACTCAAGCCGCACAAGGAGGACGACCGTTATTCCATCGGTGTCAGCCACCCGTTCATTGCGGCGTCAAACGAGTTGCTCAATGGCGGTGCGCGGCTGTATGCGGTGGATGACAAAAACCGTTACGACGTGGTCGGCTACCCGGTGAGCATCGAGGAGCGCACCAACGTGCGCGCCCTCGCGTTCGAAGGCGACTGGCGCAAGACCGATGCCCGGCAACTGCGGATTCTCAGTGGCGGCCTGTATCAAGGTCTCGACAGCATGGGCGCGCACTCCAACAACCCGGCACTGGACCAGAACTTCCTGCGCCTGCGCCTCTCCGGGGTGCAGAGCGACAAGTTCTTCGACAACTGGCAAGGCGTGCTGTCGGCGGCGCTGTACTGGAGTGACGACACCCTGCCCGACAGCGAGCGCGCAGTGTTTGGCGGGCAGAATTTCGGCCGTGGGTACCCGGATGATCAGGCGTCGGGCGACAAGGGTTGGGGTGCGGCTTACGAGGTCAACTACAGCTTCAATCGCGACGGCAACTGGGTGCGCATTCTGCAGCCGTACGTAGTGCTGGACCGGTCGAAAACCTGGTTCAACAAACTGCAGGTGCAGAGCAACGACCTGTCATCGGCGGCAGTGGGCCTGCGCTTTGGTGATGCCAAGTACTACAACATTGCGTTGGAGGCGGCCAAGCCAATGTCGGATGAAGCGCTGGATACGTTCAATCGTCGGGCGCGCTACAGCATCAGTTTCAGCTATCAGTTGTAG